The DNA segment GAGCAAACGACGGTCGAGTCATGGCTGTAGCCAATGAGACTTTCTCTATACATCCCCAGATCAATCCGCCGCCTACCGTATCCCTTTCAGCTGCTACGTGGTCATCGAATCCACCGTCAACGTACCGTGCTGAAGTGGAAGGCGGCGGAAGTCTGCCTAGTTGGTTGCACTTCGACGCTCGAGAATTGGAATTGTGGGGTGTGCCTCCATTAAGGATCACGGGGGACGTGACGGTGGTCAGAATCATAGAGAGATTACCTCGGGATAATCGAAGGAGTGATCCGATGAGTTTTGGCTACGAGCCTCCGCAAGAAAGGGAAGTCGGCAGAGTAACCATTGAGTGAGTGACTAAATGAATGACAAATATATCGGAAGTGAGTAGTCGACTGACAAAGTGTATACTTATCGTAGGATATCGGATAGAATGCGATCGCCTCAATTCGCTCTCGAGGGTTCACCTCATGCCCTatagacaagacaagataaCGCTGTGACTAAGCAATGCAAGTGCAATGCGCGATTTTGGGAAAGTATATATAATGTATAATGACTAGCGAGATTCCCTGTTCTGTGGGATCACGAACAGTGTTttagatgatgatgataatttCGTATTCGTGTGGACAATCTGGATTTGATTGATATTTAGATGAGATGAGACAGAAGGGCAGCAAGACCCATCAATGTAGTACGAGTAATGCTTTTTACATATGACACAAATGACGAAATATGCAAAAACATGAATAAATGCAATAATGAATCTTAGCTGCAGATGGCAGAAACGATCACAGCGAAAGTCCGTGTCCCCTGCATTCTTGCATTacttcaagctgatcactggTCTAGTATTAATGCATTCTTTGTCATTTACTTTGACTTTGCTGACACATTCATGCATTCTATGACCCGAGGTGACGTATCGGATCTAGTTGTATTGAGCGTACAAAGCTGTACTGGAGAATTTGGTTCCTTGTCGAATGACCTTTTCTACGGCATCAAGGAAATCTCGCTCGGTAGCTACCTTTCTTCTAGCTCGAATCGCAAACATACCGGCCTATAGACAGCGAGTCAGTACAGGCTACAACCGATCATCAAGTGCGTCACGCGAAGCGCTTACCTCAGTAGCAACTGATTTCAGTTCCGCACCAGTCGCGTTGGGGCATAATCGCGCGATCAGGTCATATCGAATATCTCGCTCGACACTCATACTGCGATAGCAAAACATGTCAGCTGCAGTCCATGTACATGAGCGCAGGTGTTGGCTCACCTCTTTCCGTGAATTTTCAAGATATGACTCCTTCCCTCGTTATCGGGCAAGCTGAACTCGACCTTTCTATCTAATCTTCCAGGTCTCAACAAAGCAGGATCAAGGGTATCAGGTCTGCACATCAGAAAGAAAAATACCTGCATCAGCTATGTGCCAAGTACACTCGGGAATGGTAGCTGACCTATTCGTTGCCATGATGACCTTGATATTTCCCCTGGCGTCGAAACCGTCTAATTGATTGATCAACTCCAACATCGTTCTTTGCACTTCGTTATCACCTCCTGcaccatcatcgaatcgCGCTCCACCGACAGCATCGATTTCGTCGAAGAATATAATACAGGCTTTCTTCGACCGAGCCATCTCGAACAATTCTCTGACCATTCGAGCACCTTCACCAATGTACTTCTGCACCAATTCTGACCCGATGACTGCATGCGAAGCTGTTAGTTACAGGCCATCTCTGATAAGCAAATAACTAACCTCTGATGAAAGTACTGTCTGTCCTGTTTGCTACAGCTCGGGCGCACAGTGTTTTACCGGTACCTGGCGGACCGTAAAGTAATACACCCTTAGGCGGCTCGATACCAAGATTTGCGAATCGTTCAGGCTGATCAAACGCATCAGCCGATATGTCTCCTGCCAAGTCCagtcagactcacttctAGCAGAGGAAGTTCGACGACTTCCCTCAACTTTTCAATCTGCTCTTTGCATCCACCGACATCGGCGTATGTGATTGAAGGTCGTTCTTCGACCTGTGTCGATTATCCGTCAGCAAGAGACCTGAGATTGGGTGGGAGTATTGATGGCTTGCTTACCTGCATCATGGTGACCGAAGGATCTATCTTGGGTGGTAAGGGAATCATGATCTTGTAATTTGTGTGATCGACCCTGTAA comes from the Kwoniella dejecticola CBS 10117 chromosome 11, complete sequence genome and includes:
- a CDS encoding 26S protease regulatory subunit 7 produces the protein MPPKEDWEKYEKKVTDEKEEKIVALDESDIQILKTYGQGPYSLALKKIESELKEIQKRVNEKMGVRESDTGLASANLWDVAADKQRQGQRPLQVARCQTIIKATNPIPEGQALNPQDGAGAGNPEGDKYVISIKQVAKFVVGLGEQVAPTDVEEGMRVGVDHTNYKIMIPLPPKIDPSVTMMQVEERPSITYADVGGCKEQIEKLREVVELPLLEPERFANLGIEPPKGVLLYGPPGTGKTLCARAVANRTDSTFIRVIGSELVQKYIGEGARMVRELFEMARSKKACIIFFDEIDAVGGARFDDGAGGDNEVQRTMLELINQLDGFDARGNIKVIMATNRPDTLDPALLRPGRLDRKVEFSLPDNEGRSHILKIHGKSMSVERDIRYDLIARLCPNATGAELKSVATEAGMFAIRARRKVATERDFLDAVEKVIRQGTKFSSTALYAQYN